From a single Nostoc edaphicum CCNP1411 genomic region:
- a CDS encoding GumC family protein yields the protein MAKTSLNQEQQVTTSAQGAVGIRQLSTILLRRRFLILGVSCVVMSAASLLAVIAKPTYQSNMQILVSSNLSEGAQSNNIPVGVDTQVTDSTTQMKLMLSSKLLQKAVDSLRSNYPDITLEDINGQKEQSKKAPLEVTLEEKSIGANKVFNQVFEVSFNDDDPVKAQRVLQSLQKVYQNYNKEQQKERLNQGLAFVNARLPEIKKEVSKADKNLEQFRKKHKLLDPEVQSKILLESLADIQQQLQTTRANLQDVNARYSNLEQQIASSSQQNTLISSRLNQSSRYQALLSEIQNTELALAKERLRYTEDYPSVQKLKQQRQSQLSLLREEVKTITTSSKSEPLLQGQIVGVEPKLVDELILVQTTVLGLTANEKNLADSEQRLRSELNKYPSLIAEYNSLLPKVETSRKTLEQLLQAQQSLGLKIAQEGYNWQVLTEPTLGTYMGSNRLLLLVAGAAIGPILGILAALILEKFNDAIYCAGDLKKLTNLRVLGSVPKLPSRGVKKRRLGLPWNSRRSSDSSVIEATPKLPVHETLDMIYQNIQILKYPLPFKSLMFTSALPGEGKTTLVLGLVASASRMHRRVLVIDANLHNPSLHKILELSNDWGLSLLLVDETTTHFQDYIQPIHPSIDILTAGPEPEDTVKLLSSQRMKELIELFEQNYDLVLIDAPPILGTVDARIVASFCNGIVMVERMGKVTRTELTQATEILSKLNLIGIIANEVSNSQKVLAS from the coding sequence GTGGCTAAGACTAGTCTGAATCAAGAGCAACAGGTTACTACTTCAGCACAAGGTGCAGTTGGCATCAGACAATTATCTACTATTTTGCTTCGCCGACGCTTTCTGATCTTGGGAGTTTCCTGTGTAGTTATGTCAGCGGCTAGCCTCTTAGCTGTCATTGCCAAACCTACTTACCAGAGCAATATGCAGATATTGGTGAGTTCCAATTTATCTGAAGGGGCACAGTCAAATAATATCCCAGTTGGGGTAGATACTCAGGTTACTGATTCCACTACTCAGATGAAACTTATGCTGAGTTCTAAGCTGCTCCAGAAAGCCGTAGATTCACTTCGTTCTAATTATCCTGATATCACCTTAGAAGATATCAATGGTCAAAAAGAACAGAGCAAAAAAGCACCTCTGGAAGTGACTCTAGAAGAGAAAAGCATAGGCGCTAATAAAGTTTTTAATCAAGTATTTGAAGTTTCTTTCAATGATGACGATCCAGTTAAAGCGCAAAGAGTACTTCAATCTCTACAAAAAGTCTATCAAAACTACAATAAAGAGCAACAAAAAGAACGTCTGAATCAGGGATTAGCATTTGTAAACGCTCGCCTACCTGAGATAAAAAAAGAGGTGAGTAAAGCTGATAAAAATTTGGAACAGTTTCGTAAGAAACATAAATTACTCGATCCTGAAGTCCAAAGTAAAATCCTGCTAGAATCTCTAGCCGATATTCAACAGCAGCTACAAACCACTCGTGCCAACCTTCAAGATGTAAACGCTCGCTACAGCAACCTAGAGCAACAAATAGCGTCTTCGTCCCAGCAAAATACACTAATTTCGTCTCGTTTAAATCAGTCAAGCCGCTACCAAGCACTATTGAGTGAAATTCAAAATACTGAACTAGCTTTGGCTAAAGAGCGGCTGCGCTATACAGAGGATTACCCATCAGTACAAAAACTAAAGCAGCAACGCCAAAGTCAACTGTCGCTATTACGAGAAGAAGTAAAAACTATTACTACTAGCAGTAAAAGTGAACCACTCTTACAAGGGCAAATCGTAGGGGTTGAGCCAAAGTTAGTAGACGAGTTAATTCTGGTACAGACAACCGTCTTAGGACTAACTGCCAATGAAAAGAATCTAGCCGACTCAGAACAGCGACTCCGCTCCGAGCTAAACAAATACCCAAGCTTAATCGCAGAATACAACAGTCTGCTACCAAAGGTAGAAACTAGTCGTAAAACTCTTGAACAACTGCTCCAAGCACAACAATCCTTGGGACTGAAAATTGCTCAGGAAGGATATAACTGGCAAGTTTTGACCGAACCTACCCTGGGTACTTATATGGGGAGCAACAGATTATTACTTTTGGTTGCGGGAGCAGCAATTGGGCCGATTTTAGGTATCTTAGCAGCCCTAATTTTGGAAAAGTTTAATGACGCTATTTATTGTGCAGGAGATTTAAAGAAACTGACGAACCTACGTGTATTGGGATCAGTACCAAAACTACCATCGCGTGGTGTCAAAAAGCGGCGGCTGGGACTGCCTTGGAATAGTCGGCGAAGCTCAGATTCTTCTGTAATAGAAGCCACTCCTAAATTGCCCGTCCATGAAACTTTGGACATGATCTACCAAAATATTCAAATATTAAAATATCCCTTACCATTCAAGTCGCTGATGTTTACTTCAGCACTACCAGGGGAAGGGAAGACAACCTTAGTATTAGGGCTTGTGGCTAGCGCTAGCCGGATGCATCGACGAGTATTAGTAATTGATGCTAACCTACACAATCCTAGCTTGCACAAAATCCTAGAGCTATCCAATGACTGGGGACTATCTCTGTTATTAGTTGATGAGACAACTACTCATTTTCAAGATTACATCCAGCCCATTCACCCCTCCATTGATATTTTGACTGCTGGACCAGAACCAGAAGATACGGTTAAGTTGCTCAGTTCTCAACGGATGAAAGAATTAATAGAGTTGTTTGAACAAAATTATGACTTAGTACTGATAGATGCTCCACCTATTTTAGGCACGGTTGATGCCAGGATTGTGGCATCTTTTTGCAACGGTATTGTGATGGTAGAGCGCATGGGGAAAGTGACCCGAACTGAACTGACTCAAGCAACAGAAATTTTGAGTAAGTTGAATTTAATTGGAATTATCGCTAATGAAGTGAGTAATTCTCAAAAGGTATTGGCATCGTAA
- a CDS encoding ribonuclease Z: MQITFLGTSSGVPTRSRNVSSVALRLPQRAELWLFDCGEGTQHQIMRSELKISQLSRIFITHMHGDHIFGLMGLLATCGLAGNVERIDIYGPPGLNDYIHSASRYSHTHFSYPIKVHAIRPGVIYEDEDFTVSCGNLHHRIPAFGYRVAEKDRSGRFDVEKAKALQIPAGRIYGQLKRGETVTLDDGRVIDGTQLCGPTEIGRKIAYCTDTIYCDGAVELAHDVDVLIHEATFAHQDADMAFQRLHSTTTMAAQTALAAGAHRLIMSHFSPRYAPGNTLELKDLLKEARAIFPRTDMAHDFMIHEVPRRRQVELTKVGV; encoded by the coding sequence GTGCAGATAACATTCTTAGGGACGAGTTCCGGTGTACCCACGCGATCGCGCAATGTTTCCAGTGTCGCTCTGAGATTACCACAAAGGGCAGAACTCTGGTTATTCGATTGTGGCGAAGGCACCCAGCATCAAATTATGCGGAGTGAACTGAAAATCAGTCAACTCTCCCGAATTTTTATCACCCACATGCACGGCGACCACATCTTTGGCTTGATGGGACTTCTTGCTACTTGCGGCTTGGCTGGCAATGTAGAACGAATCGATATCTATGGCCCACCTGGATTAAATGATTATATTCACTCCGCCTCACGTTACTCCCACACCCACTTTTCTTACCCAATCAAAGTTCACGCCATCCGTCCAGGGGTAATTTATGAAGACGAGGACTTCACCGTTAGCTGTGGTAACTTGCATCACCGCATTCCCGCTTTCGGCTACCGCGTAGCCGAAAAAGACCGATCAGGACGCTTTGATGTGGAAAAAGCCAAGGCGTTGCAAATTCCTGCTGGTCGGATTTATGGTCAACTCAAGCGCGGTGAAACAGTTACCCTTGACGACGGACGGGTGATTGATGGCACCCAATTGTGCGGCCCCACAGAAATTGGTCGAAAGATTGCCTATTGTACAGACACAATTTATTGTGATGGGGCAGTGGAATTAGCTCATGATGTAGATGTATTAATTCACGAAGCAACCTTTGCCCATCAAGATGCAGATATGGCTTTTCAGCGATTGCATTCCACAACCACAATGGCAGCGCAAACAGCTTTAGCCGCAGGGGCACATCGGCTGATTATGAGTCATTTTAGTCCCCGCTATGCTCCCGGAAATACCTTGGAGTTGAAGGATCTCCTTAAAGAAGCCCGTGCTATTTTTCCCCGTACTGATATGGCTCACGATTTTATGATTCATGAAGTACCGAGGCGACGGCAAGTAGAGTTAACCAAGGTAGGCGTTTAA
- a CDS encoding endonuclease encodes MSSIRKVLQTLCLIVLLAFCLPSGIAYGVKVTSLVGSPTQLTVATFNVENLDPKKEDVSKVDRNSTRNVDDDVKNGKFTALANQIVTNLEAPDIIALQEVQDNDGAELSSVVDAAVTAKALIDSIQSVGGPSYEYQEIPPQNGRDGGQPGGNIRVGFLFNPQRVKLQKLDRFADDPAFLESRKPLVGEFTFNDIPVTLINNHFASKSGGAASNPKRIKQATIVNEFVADRLTTDPNANIVVLGDLNDTPDSRPIKALAGNQLENLVNKIPLADRFSFVFQGSKEQIDQILITPNLLNNGNPEINAVHVNAGISRSASDHDPVIARFTLSAVGEATPITSVPVTNPEPAVTPSTILSGITGDDLLEKLDSLYSPRTSLGYGSARDLLYTKIDNQGGILTDIYAGYSVPLNQNSDKPREEAARHRINAEHVWPQSMGAEGPAKSDLHNLFASRMEINSDRANFPFGEIPDDQTTSWYLDNEELSFKPNPLDIDKYSEFKRGFFEPREAKKGDIARIIFYFRTVYPELANASFFEKQKDTLCKWQGDDPVDAGEVTRSNAIANTPQGNDNPFVLDPTLSQRTYCN; translated from the coding sequence ATGAGTTCTATCCGAAAAGTCTTGCAGACACTATGCCTTATTGTTTTGCTTGCATTCTGCCTTCCTTCAGGAATCGCTTATGGTGTAAAAGTTACATCTTTAGTCGGAAGTCCTACGCAACTGACGGTTGCTACCTTCAATGTCGAAAATCTTGATCCTAAAAAGGAAGACGTTTCTAAGGTTGATCGCAATTCCACTAGAAACGTCGATGATGATGTGAAAAACGGTAAGTTTACAGCTTTGGCAAACCAAATTGTTACTAATCTGGAAGCACCAGATATTATTGCTTTGCAAGAAGTACAAGACAATGATGGAGCTGAGTTGAGTTCAGTGGTTGATGCTGCTGTAACGGCTAAGGCTTTGATCGATTCAATTCAATCTGTAGGAGGCCCAAGCTATGAATATCAAGAAATTCCTCCTCAGAACGGACGAGATGGAGGCCAACCAGGTGGCAATATCCGGGTAGGCTTTTTGTTCAATCCTCAACGAGTTAAGCTACAGAAACTTGATCGCTTTGCGGACGACCCAGCTTTTTTAGAAAGTCGCAAACCTTTAGTGGGTGAATTTACTTTCAACGATATTCCCGTCACGCTGATAAACAACCACTTTGCTTCTAAAAGCGGAGGAGCGGCTTCTAACCCAAAACGGATAAAGCAAGCAACAATTGTTAACGAATTTGTTGCAGATCGCTTAACTACTGACCCCAATGCAAATATTGTCGTTCTTGGCGATTTGAATGATACTCCAGACTCCCGGCCGATAAAGGCTCTTGCAGGAAATCAGCTAGAAAATTTGGTAAACAAAATTCCACTAGCAGACCGCTTTTCTTTTGTCTTTCAAGGAAGTAAGGAACAAATTGACCAAATCCTGATTACTCCAAACTTGCTTAACAATGGAAATCCTGAGATCAATGCTGTTCACGTTAACGCAGGTATTTCTAGGTCAGCCAGCGATCACGATCCTGTGATTGCTCGATTTACTCTATCAGCTGTTGGAGAGGCTACTCCTATTACATCAGTCCCAGTTACCAATCCTGAACCAGCAGTTACACCGAGCACGATTCTTTCTGGGATTACTGGAGATGATTTACTGGAAAAATTGGATAGCCTTTACTCTCCTCGTACTAGCCTTGGATATGGTAGCGCTCGTGACCTGCTCTACACCAAAATAGATAACCAAGGCGGTATATTAACAGACATCTACGCTGGTTACAGTGTGCCGCTCAACCAAAATTCAGACAAACCCAGAGAAGAAGCTGCACGACACAGAATCAATGCAGAACACGTTTGGCCGCAGAGCATGGGAGCCGAAGGCCCAGCAAAAAGCGATTTGCATAACCTTTTTGCTTCACGGATGGAAATTAATAGCGATCGCGCCAATTTTCCATTTGGAGAGATTCCTGATGATCAAACTACTTCTTGGTATCTCGACAATGAAGAACTGAGTTTCAAACCGAATCCCCTGGATATTGACAAGTACAGTGAATTCAAACGGGGATTTTTTGAACCACGGGAGGCGAAAAAAGGAGATATAGCTCGGATAATTTTCTATTTCCGCACAGTCTACCCAGAACTAGCAAATGCAAGTTTCTTTGAGAAACAAAAGGATACTCTCTGTAAGTGGCAAGGAGATGATCCAGTTGATGCTGGTGAGGTAACACGCAGTAATGCGATCGCTAACACACCCCAAGGTAATGATAATCCCTTTGTGTTAGATCCTACTCTGTCACAACGAACCTACTGCAATTAA
- a CDS encoding CHASE2 domain-containing protein, which translates to MQPGLWKIIKKEISIWRVGALPGIVVIALVIIAHLTGSMQSLEWLAFDSLLRLRPEESIDERIVLVEINEDNISSDKDYLIDSSISDRNLAALLWKLHACKPRVIGLDIYRDLAVNPGNGELVAAFKNIKNLIVIEKVLPKQIAAPPGLSPKQIGFADQITDGDGKLRRSLLAIPTTQGYKLSFSLRLAEAYLAHENISLKNGISDRTPIKLVNTALPRFFPNSGGYVRTNATGVQTLLNFRSGRARFRTISLNDIKSNKFNSDWLRDRIVIIGITGPSRKDFVTTSNQLGKGRVYGGEIQAHAASQIVSAVLDDRPLLDTWEDEWEYLWIFAWGFLGIAIARLTKSTLANLIVVGITSATLVVTSYLLLTWGWWVPVIPTILVLAVNGIELTALYQCDKVLRSGLKARQDVIERTFETIHNGPLQSLAKVLKLVRCQELPIKELLPELEKELEKLNHELRGIYEFLQREPPTQDNSLYLGNTLVLNLQDPLHEILYQVYSYTLARDFPCFRSIKIKIRTFEPIDERCLSIEQKQGLCRFLEEALCNVGKHATGVTRLEVTCSSSGDWYTLSIVDNGLGIKSSREGRGTQQFRNLAEQLKGKFQRVPLSSKGTICELSWPVTKFWFSNK; encoded by the coding sequence ATGCAGCCTGGACTTTGGAAAATAATCAAAAAAGAAATTAGCATTTGGCGTGTAGGTGCATTACCAGGAATTGTAGTTATTGCATTGGTGATAATTGCTCATCTTACTGGTTCAATGCAATCTTTAGAGTGGCTAGCTTTTGATAGTCTTCTCCGTCTGCGTCCTGAAGAATCTATCGATGAACGAATCGTGCTTGTGGAAATTAATGAAGATAATATTAGCTCTGATAAAGATTATTTAATAGATTCTTCAATATCAGATAGGAATTTGGCAGCACTGCTGTGGAAACTACACGCATGTAAACCCAGAGTGATCGGTCTTGATATTTATCGGGATTTAGCAGTTAATCCTGGTAACGGGGAACTAGTAGCAGCTTTTAAAAATATCAAAAATTTAATTGTGATTGAAAAAGTATTGCCTAAGCAAATTGCTGCGCCACCAGGTTTATCCCCTAAACAAATTGGTTTTGCAGATCAAATCACGGATGGTGATGGTAAACTAAGGCGAAGTTTATTAGCAATACCAACAACTCAAGGCTACAAGTTATCTTTTTCTCTACGTTTAGCCGAAGCTTATTTAGCTCATGAAAATATTAGCTTAAAAAACGGTATTAGCGATCGCACTCCCATAAAGCTAGTGAACACTGCACTACCACGATTTTTCCCCAACTCTGGGGGCTATGTACGAACCAATGCAACTGGTGTTCAAACACTGCTCAATTTTCGTAGTGGGCGAGCAAGATTTAGAACTATATCTTTAAATGATATTAAAAGCAACAAATTTAATTCAGACTGGTTGCGCGATCGCATTGTCATTATCGGTATAACTGGCCCCAGCCGTAAAGACTTTGTAACTACATCTAACCAACTTGGAAAAGGACGAGTTTATGGAGGGGAAATTCAAGCACACGCTGCTAGCCAAATTGTCAGTGCAGTACTTGACGATCGACCACTTTTAGACACTTGGGAAGATGAATGGGAATATCTGTGGATTTTTGCCTGGGGTTTTTTAGGAATTGCGATCGCTCGATTGACTAAATCTACTTTGGCAAATCTCATAGTTGTCGGTATTACTAGTGCTACTTTAGTGGTTACTAGTTATTTACTCTTAACTTGGGGTTGGTGGGTTCCAGTAATTCCAACAATTCTTGTCTTAGCTGTAAATGGTATAGAACTTACTGCTTTATATCAATGTGACAAAGTTTTGCGATCGGGACTCAAAGCTAGACAAGATGTCATTGAACGCACATTTGAAACAATTCACAATGGGCCACTACAAAGTCTCGCAAAAGTTTTAAAACTGGTTCGATGCCAAGAATTGCCAATAAAAGAATTGCTCCCAGAACTGGAAAAAGAACTGGAGAAATTAAACCACGAACTCCGAGGAATTTATGAGTTTTTACAACGAGAACCGCCAACTCAAGACAATAGTCTTTATTTAGGAAATACTTTAGTATTAAATTTGCAAGACCCTCTTCACGAAATTCTCTATCAAGTTTATAGCTATACCCTAGCGCGAGACTTTCCCTGCTTTAGAAGCATTAAAATTAAAATCCGTACCTTTGAACCGATAGATGAGCGATGCTTAAGCATTGAACAAAAGCAAGGACTCTGCCGATTTTTAGAAGAAGCTTTGTGCAATGTCGGTAAACACGCCACAGGAGTCACCCGCCTCGAAGTCACCTGCTCATCATCTGGAGACTGGTACACTCTGAGCATAGTTGATAATGGCTTGGGAATTAAATCATCTAGAGAAGGTCGTGGCACACAACAGTTTAGAAATTTAGCAGAGCAACTCAAAGGGAAATTTCAACGAGTGCCTCTTTCTTCTAAAGGAACTATTTGTGAGTTGTCTTGGCCTGTAACTAAGTTTTGGTTCAGTAATAAATAA
- a CDS encoding response regulator transcription factor has product MKQELSDKSLLKILVIDDHESVLSGTVDILQKHYPSAEIATAINANNALSQIINPGLDLVVMDLSIPEDYGMTARPDTGVQLLRTLMKHHPNLNIIVQTAHVRTLVRIRPDIDSHKGGFTVADKSLSTQEMLTRVDWALQGLTHTKDIKGIYAGLEFKPEWLRVLILAFEEGLQDKAIAERMCISERMVRHYWSKLQDALDVYPDEGKNIRIQTEIRAREEGLID; this is encoded by the coding sequence ATGAAACAAGAACTATCCGATAAGTCATTGCTGAAAATTTTGGTAATTGATGACCATGAATCAGTTTTAAGTGGAACGGTAGACATCTTACAAAAACATTATCCTAGTGCTGAAATTGCTACTGCCATAAATGCTAACAATGCTCTCAGCCAAATTATTAACCCTGGGCTAGACCTTGTGGTTATGGATCTTTCTATTCCAGAAGATTATGGGATGACAGCACGACCTGATACAGGTGTTCAACTTCTCAGAACTCTCATGAAACACCATCCCAACTTAAATATTATTGTCCAAACCGCTCATGTCAGAACACTAGTGAGAATTAGACCTGATATTGATAGTCATAAAGGAGGTTTTACAGTCGCTGATAAAAGTCTTTCCACCCAAGAAATGTTAACCAGAGTTGATTGGGCATTACAGGGATTAACTCATACGAAAGATATCAAAGGAATTTATGCAGGATTAGAATTTAAACCAGAGTGGCTTAGAGTACTAATTCTTGCATTTGAGGAAGGATTACAAGATAAAGCTATTGCCGAACGAATGTGTATATCTGAACGAATGGTGCGTCATTACTGGAGTAAGCTACAAGACGCTTTAGATGTTTATCCTGATGAGGGTAAAAATATCCGTATTCAAACTGAAATACGAGCTAGGGAAGAAGGTTTAATTGATTAG
- a CDS encoding HlyD family secretion protein, protein MLYTHNQKFLPSLQKDEFLPPISAWTSLAGIFLVGTIGSAIALSSWVKYNVMVETAATVRPIGDTKLVQPSIEGTVETIFVKENQIVKKGEAIARLDTEQLQIKKSQLQGNIEQGRLQLIQIDAQSGALDTQIIAEKRFIERSVSSAKAELTRNQREYQERQVSTQSEFLVSQASLQKARASLQKAQADLDFAQMDSDRYEQLAKVGAIGRREFEQKKLVVEQSKLILEAERISIEIAQAKLQSAKAVVNPSTAIIAIAQERIAQEIARGEATIATLNQQKQALMQRQVEMQTQLKQYQKELQQIETHLQNSIIRATSDGIILKLNLRNPGQVVRASESIAEIVPQNAPLVIKAMIPTAEIKKVAVGQKVQLRVNACPYPDYGTLNAVVSAISPDVITPQTNNINVPTSTPGAGYFEATIQPEMLTFGNNAHQCHIQSGMDAKANIISQEETALQFMLRKARLTTDL, encoded by the coding sequence ATGCTTTACACTCATAATCAAAAATTTCTACCATCGCTTCAAAAGGATGAATTTCTTCCTCCCATTAGTGCTTGGACATCATTAGCTGGAATATTTCTTGTCGGAACGATTGGTTCTGCGATCGCTCTCTCTTCATGGGTTAAATACAATGTCATGGTGGAAACGGCTGCAACTGTTCGGCCCATAGGTGACACCAAGCTAGTGCAACCATCTATTGAGGGAACTGTTGAAACTATCTTTGTGAAAGAAAATCAGATTGTCAAAAAGGGAGAAGCGATCGCTCGTCTCGATACGGAGCAACTGCAAATCAAAAAAAGCCAACTGCAAGGCAATATCGAACAGGGTAGATTGCAACTAATTCAAATTGATGCCCAAAGCGGCGCTTTAGATACTCAGATTATCGCTGAAAAAAGATTCATTGAGCGGAGTGTTTCTTCTGCAAAAGCAGAGTTGACACGCAACCAACGAGAGTATCAAGAACGACAAGTTTCTACCCAAAGCGAATTCCTGGTTTCCCAAGCCAGTTTGCAAAAAGCTAGGGCAAGTTTACAAAAAGCCCAAGCTGATTTAGACTTTGCCCAGATGGATAGCGATCGCTATGAGCAACTAGCAAAAGTTGGCGCAATTGGTCGGCGTGAATTTGAACAAAAAAAACTAGTTGTTGAGCAGAGTAAATTAATACTTGAAGCTGAAAGAATATCTATTGAGATTGCTCAGGCTAAATTGCAATCAGCTAAAGCTGTAGTTAATCCTAGTACGGCAATAATTGCGATCGCTCAAGAACGCATTGCCCAAGAAATTGCTAGAGGCGAAGCAACTATCGCTACTTTAAACCAACAAAAGCAAGCTTTGATGCAGCGACAAGTTGAAATGCAAACCCAACTCAAGCAATATCAAAAAGAACTTCAACAAATTGAAACTCACCTGCAAAACAGCATCATTCGCGCTACCAGTGACGGTATCATTCTCAAGCTCAATTTGCGAAACCCTGGTCAAGTGGTGCGTGCTAGCGAATCTATTGCTGAAATTGTTCCTCAGAATGCTCCTTTAGTAATTAAAGCAATGATTCCGACCGCAGAGATTAAAAAAGTTGCAGTTGGTCAAAAAGTGCAATTGCGAGTTAATGCCTGTCCATATCCTGATTATGGTACTCTCAATGCTGTTGTCAGTGCCATTTCTCCAGATGTAATTACACCTCAAACTAACAATATTAACGTACCGACATCAACTCCTGGTGCTGGCTATTTTGAAGCGACGATTCAACCGGAAATGCTGACATTTGGTAATAACGCTCATCAGTGTCATATCCAATCAGGGATGGATGCAAAAGCTAATATTATCTCCCAAGAAGAGACAGCGCTGCAATTTATGTTGAGAAAGGCCAGACTTACCACTGATCTATGA
- a CDS encoding peptidase domain-containing ABC transporter, translating into MKYQFVKQHSEEDCGAACLAAIAKYYGRTFTLSRIREAVGTGQFGTTLLGLKRGAETLGFNARPVKTSPELLNRMNEAPLPAIIHWKGNHWVVLYGKKGKKCLVADPAVGVRYLSQQEIAEGWTDWLILLLEPDPIRFFAQKDEKVGGFWRFFKRVWIYRAILAQVLPLNLMLGLLSLASPFLLQILTDDVLVRGDTKLLTTVAIAVVVMNVVSRSLSFVQSNLIAHFAQRLQLGLVLEFGRQILRLPLSYYEARRSGEIVSRLRDIDQINQLVAHLIISLPSQFFIALISFGFMAFYSWKLTVVAVFIAVVMSISTVVFQPTLRQKTRELLVQEAETQGVLVETFKGALTLKTTTSRPQFWDEFQSRFARLANVTFSTIQIGIINNTFSSFVASIGGVILLWFGGNLVINPAENLSIGQLLAFNSMNGNFLGLITTVISFVEEFTRAKTATQRLTEVIDATSENEGDEIKPFAEIPGDADIVCTNINFHYAGRLDLIDDFSLTIPGGKVVAIIGKSGCGKSTLAKLIAGLYPLQSGNIRIGLYNLQDLSLDCLRQQVVLVPQEPHFWSRSIVENFRLGAPQVTFEQIVRACKVAEADEFISKLPDKYQTVLGEFGANISGGQRQRLAIARAIVTNPSVLILDESTGGLDPVSEAEVLDKLFKHRWGKTTILITHRPKVVNRADWIVLLDQGKLKIQGSLEKLRTKPGDHIDFLIP; encoded by the coding sequence ATGAAATACCAGTTTGTTAAACAGCATAGTGAAGAAGACTGCGGAGCTGCTTGTCTTGCTGCTATTGCCAAATATTATGGACGTACTTTTACTCTCAGCCGCATTCGTGAAGCTGTAGGTACTGGGCAATTTGGAACTACTTTATTGGGGTTGAAGCGAGGAGCAGAAACACTTGGTTTTAATGCTCGTCCAGTGAAAACTTCCCCAGAACTTCTCAACCGAATGAATGAAGCGCCTCTACCGGCAATTATTCACTGGAAAGGAAATCATTGGGTTGTTTTATATGGTAAAAAAGGCAAGAAATGTTTAGTTGCAGATCCGGCTGTAGGGGTTCGCTATCTTTCTCAACAAGAGATAGCAGAAGGTTGGACAGATTGGTTGATACTTTTATTGGAACCTGATCCAATACGCTTTTTTGCCCAAAAGGATGAGAAAGTTGGCGGATTTTGGCGTTTCTTTAAGCGCGTTTGGATTTATCGCGCCATTTTAGCTCAAGTTTTGCCCCTGAACCTAATGTTGGGTTTGCTGTCTTTAGCTTCCCCTTTTCTACTGCAAATTCTCACTGATGATGTGCTGGTTCGAGGTGATACAAAGTTACTTACGACTGTAGCGATCGCAGTTGTGGTGATGAATGTTGTTTCGCGTAGTCTGTCGTTTGTACAGTCTAACTTGATTGCTCACTTTGCACAACGTCTGCAATTAGGGCTAGTTCTAGAATTTGGGCGGCAAATTCTGCGATTACCTCTCTCTTATTATGAAGCTCGTCGCAGTGGTGAAATCGTTAGCCGCCTGCGAGATATTGACCAAATTAATCAGTTAGTTGCTCATTTAATTATCAGTCTGCCCAGCCAATTTTTTATTGCATTGATTTCTTTTGGTTTTATGGCTTTTTATAGCTGGAAACTTACAGTAGTGGCTGTATTCATTGCTGTAGTGATGAGCATATCTACAGTAGTCTTCCAGCCTACTTTGCGTCAAAAGACTCGTGAGCTTTTAGTTCAAGAAGCCGAAACACAAGGGGTTTTAGTAGAAACATTTAAAGGTGCTCTTACTCTCAAAACCACCACATCTAGACCACAATTTTGGGACGAATTTCAAAGCCGATTTGCTCGTCTTGCTAATGTGACATTTAGCACGATTCAAATTGGCATTATCAATAATACTTTCTCTAGCTTTGTTGCTAGTATTGGTGGCGTTATTTTGCTTTGGTTCGGTGGTAATTTAGTGATTAACCCAGCAGAAAACCTGAGTATTGGGCAATTACTTGCTTTTAACTCAATGAATGGTAATTTTCTGGGCTTAATTACAACTGTAATCAGTTTTGTGGAAGAATTTACTCGTGCAAAAACAGCCACACAACGCCTTACAGAAGTTATAGACGCTACTTCCGAAAATGAAGGTGATGAGATCAAGCCTTTTGCAGAAATTCCGGGAGATGCTGATATTGTTTGTACAAATATTAACTTTCACTATGCTGGTAGGCTTGATTTAATCGATGACTTTTCTTTAACTATTCCTGGTGGAAAGGTTGTCGCTATTATCGGTAAATCAGGTTGTGGTAAAAGTACTCTAGCTAAATTGATTGCTGGGTTATATCCGCTACAATCTGGCAATATTCGGATTGGACTTTATAACCTCCAAGACCTTTCTCTTGATTGTTTGCGTCAACAGGTAGTTCTTGTTCCTCAAGAGCCTCATTTCTGGAGTCGTTCTATTGTGGAAAACTTTCGCTTAGGCGCACCACAGGTTACCTTTGAGCAAATTGTCAGAGCTTGCAAAGTTGCGGAAGCTGATGAATTTATCAGTAAGTTACCTGACAAATATCAAACTGTTTTAGGTGAATTTGGTGCAAATATTTCTGGTGGTCAACGTCAAAGGTTAGCAATAGCAAGAGCCATTGTGACCAATCCATCAGTTCTCATTTTGGATGAATCTACTGGTGGACTTGATCCAGTAAGTGAAGCAGAAGTTTTGGATAAATTGTTTAAGCATCGCTGGGGTAAAACTACGATTTTAATTACTCACCGTCCGAAGGTAGTGAATCGCGCTGATTGGATTGTATTGCTAGATCAAGGTAAGTTGAAAATTCAAGGTTCTTTGGAAAAGTTGCGAACCAAACCCGGAGATCATATAGACTTTTTAATTCCTTGA